CGGCTGCGCGGACCCCTGACCGCGTCGACGGCCCCGACGTTTCGCCGCGTGATCCGGAGCTACGCCGAGACCGGCGAGCCCCGGCTCCTGCTCGACCTCGAGGACGTGCCGGCCATCGACGCCAGCGGCGTGGCGGCCCTGCTGGAGGGCCAGCGCGCCATCGAAGGGCAGCCTCACGGCGTCCTGTTCCTCCGGTTGAACCCGACCGTCAGCTCGGCCCTGAAGCGCTCGAGCACGATCGCCGCGTTCCGCGTCTGGCGCGGTCCCGCGGTGTAGGACCCCGCAACACAGCCCGCCCTCTGGCCCCTGAGTCGCGGAGGCGACCAGGGGCCCCTTCCGTCATGTGATAGGCTCGAGCCCGCATGACGACCCTGTCGTTCGACGCGGGCGCCGCCGCCTATGACCGCTTCATGGGCCGCTGGTCGCGGCTCTACGTCCCGGCTCTGCTGGACGGGGTAGAGCTTGCCGCCGGCCACCGAGTCCTCGACGTCGCCACCGGGACCGGCGAGGCCGCCGAGCCCGCGGCGGCCCGCGTCGGGCCGTCGGGGGGCGTCGTCGGGATCGACATCTCGCTTCCGATGCTCCGCGCCGCCAAGGGTCGAGCGGCCGGTCGACTCGCGCTGGCCGCTATGGATGCCCAGGCGCTCGGCTGCCGCGATCAGGCCTTCGACGCGGTGATCTGCCAGCTCGGGCTCATGTTCGTACCGGATCTCGACCGGGCCCTGCGCGACTTCCGACGGGTGCTTCGTCCGGGCGGACGCCTGGGGGCCTGCGTGTGGTCGACGCCGGACCGCGTCCCGTTCGTCGGCTTCTTGGCCGACGCGTTGAGCCGGCAGCTCCCCGATCAGCGCGCGGCGCTGCACATCGGGTTCTCCCTCGCCGATCCCGCCCGGCTCGGGGAGGCGCTCGCCGGGGCCGGATTCCGGGACGTCCGCACCGCGCGGGAGACGCGCCGGATCGTCTTCGAATCGTTCGAGGACTACTGGGGTCCGGTCGAGGCGGGCGGGGCCCGATTGGGTCAGGCCTATCGCGGACTCCCCGAGCCCGCCAAGCGCGTGGTCGTCGAGGAGCTGCGAACCCGCCTGGCCGCTTTCCGGTCCGCCGGTCCCATCGCGATGGAGGCCGACGCCCTCCAGGCCTTCGCCCGCCGCTGACGTAAGGGCCGCGCGCGCTCGTGAGGCGACCCGCCGCCGCGACGTGATGCGCGGTCCGCGCCTTTACTTCCGCGCGATGCCCCGGTTACAATATGTCGTTCCGGAACACGAAGGGAGTCGCGCGTGCCCACGGTCGGCGAAACGGTCGCCGAGATGGTTCAGTACGTCTTTCCCCAGTACGCGGGCGCGC
Above is a window of Candidatus Methylomirabilota bacterium DNA encoding:
- a CDS encoding methyltransferase domain-containing protein, which translates into the protein MTTLSFDAGAAAYDRFMGRWSRLYVPALLDGVELAAGHRVLDVATGTGEAAEPAAARVGPSGGVVGIDISLPMLRAAKGRAAGRLALAAMDAQALGCRDQAFDAVICQLGLMFVPDLDRALRDFRRVLRPGGRLGACVWSTPDRVPFVGFLADALSRQLPDQRAALHIGFSLADPARLGEALAGAGFRDVRTARETRRIVFESFEDYWGPVEAGGARLGQAYRGLPEPAKRVVVEELRTRLAAFRSAGPIAMEADALQAFARR
- a CDS encoding STAS domain-containing protein; amino-acid sequence: MSTTEIAAPMAARPGVPPPEDGLVHLRLRGPLTASTAPTFRRVIRSYAETGEPRLLLDLEDVPAIDASGVAALLEGQRAIEGQPHGVLFLRLNPTVSSALKRSSTIAAFRVWRGPAV